Within the Ciona intestinalis unplaced genomic scaffold, KH HT000235.1, whole genome shotgun sequence genome, the region AACACATGGAGAAGCAATCCACTGAATATTTCAAATGATGGAGATATAGTGGAATGTAGAGCTATAAATAACTACACTGCTAAACCTGAATATGCAAACTTAggaagaacaaacaaaacaatctcCATCATCTGTGAGAAATTATCAGATATTTCTCaaaccaaatttaaatttggtttGGTTTCAGATCCACCACAGAAGTTTGAAGTCACAAGTGCACTGAACAATATTTGCTTGTGGGAGATTGGAACAACCCAGTATTGTAACATCACATTCAAACTTAAACCATCTTTCTATACAACGAACTTAACCAAGAATGGTAAACCaatgttatgtatatacagTAATATCATAACTGAACAAAATACTTTTAGGTAAACTTGTTACAAGTGATTTATTTGAGATGCtgagaatgaatgaaacacaaagttttgtttacatgAAAAATGAGgtgaattataatttataatcaaCATGAGGTGGTAAGCATGTGTTGTTTGGTAGGTAATGATGAATGATACAGGAATCTACACACTGACTGTGAAATCAACAGTTTTtccagttgttgtttttgtgtttggcATCACTGTGGTGAACAACACAATATGTGATCTTAACAGCAAGGAGAGTAACTCAGATGCTGTGATAGTTGGAAGTTGCTTGGCTGTTGTTATTCTTATTATCACAACAATTGCTCTgcaattatatttaaagctgAAACATATCACTGAAAATGCAGGTATAATAATATCTAACTGTATTGTTTGAATTTAATAATTTGGGTGTGAAAAATACATGCATATACTTTAACGAAATTACCAAAATACAATCATTACAGGAAGTTTCATGAATGTGACATCGGTTAATTACAAGAATAATAAGATTACAACAACCCAACCCAAGGTACACACATTTACATTCACAACAAttatatcatgtgtttaaCAAGCCAATAATATCTAGAATGAGAACAACACaccacaatatttaaaccctgcaaacaaacaacaagcaCGAGACAGTAAGTATAATGTTGAATGCATATTTATACATTCCTAAtgtatttattctatattaacTTGTGTATCTACAGATGAAGTTGGTTATATTAATCTGAATGCAGGAGAACCAATACCTAATGTAAGTTATTAACTTTAAGCAAAGCAACATAAGAGTAGGTATAGACAcaacatttcttttaatttttcaattgtttagAATGATGTCATAGTACGTAATTATGAGGTGGTAAAGACAGATTATGAAGAAATAATGCAAAGTAACAAGAAACCAaagaatgaaataaatgaatatgaTCTTTAATATGTAAcggtattattatattaatctAAACATTATAGAATTGCATCATCATTATAATTGTTCTGTATTTTTATGCATATAAAGAATggagtaaataaaataaacattattttgaacaataaTATATTGGAAAACTAAACTGATCTAATTTAGAtaattagaaaatagaatctGATGAACATATACCAAAGTATGCTGTAACATGCATTGACAgcaatcttaaaaaaaaacaatttgaataataaatctaaataaataagCATACTTCACCGTCTGGTCAATTAATTATAGTAAAGCATAAAGCAAGTCTTTCTACTGATATAAGTTTGGAAATAACACGATATGATACatcaatttataaatacacagcTTAGCAAGATATGCTTAGTTTCACCCACACATTTAATACAAGGAAGCAGAAGCTTCAAGACATTGTAAGGTGAGAATAGATTGGCAAGCAGAAGTTATACATTAGATtggattaaaaatttattgtgTAGCTTTCAGATATCAACAAAATTTTAgcaaaatgtaatttattaaactgaatatttaaatatttattgtttatcaaatacatatatatataaacatacaaaagCTTAGTTGGTTCAATCAAAGTATAAACAGAATTTATGTTTTCATGTCACACAAGTTATACAAACATGATAACACACCACCCACATATATCTTTTACTACAATCTATATCACAGTAACAAGAAAATAGTTACAACATGCAGCTAGTTAAACTGTAAGAGAGAATTCCATTAGAATGAAGAATTACATTCATTACTGCATCATTGCATTAACTGCAGCAGGTTTTAGTTGTAAAGGTAAATATTGAAACAGATTTTCAGAATATTTGCAATAGAGGTATTTGTCATATAATTACTAGGTGATATCATCAAACTACCGGCACCTGGTAACAATGCAACAAGAGCACTTGGTATAAGCAACCTTAAGATATCaacaacaatatcaacaaCTGGTGTTTCTAACTGTGGATGGAGATATGGGGGAGAGTTTGATGTTAGTGCATTTTACTCCGGGTTTGGATGCAGCAACTACACTGGTGTAAATGAAACAATCACTTGTGTTAACAATGCTGGtacagtgacatcacaactaacATTGTTACAACCACAATACAAagatttgaatataaacatgcAATGTTCTCCATCACCAAGCCATTCAGTAAACGTTGTTCTTAAAGGTTTGGAATTGAATATTATAAAGATGTGAATACAATGTTAATGACCAACCACCCATTACAGCTTGTTCATCTCCAACACCCAACAATGTTCCAGTCAACCCATCAAGTGGTGTCTACAACACTCAAGCTAACTTCCAGTGTTCGCATGGTTCAACTTTGTTTGATATAAATGGAGCAACTGAAAACACTGCAACCAAATGCCTTGCTACAGCAGAGTGGAAGAATGAAAAGATAGTTCAATGTTGGGCAGGTTTGTGGTCACAGTAAATATGATGCTGGTTAAACTTAAACATCTCGTTTGTTTGTAACAGAACCAACTGCAGTTTTATCAGGAgctattatttataaagttggaGAGAGAGCTACATTTCAATGCACAACATCTAATGTGGTACCAGCTGTGTATAAAGTTGAAATCTTTTTCAATGGAATcaaacaagtaaaaataatttttatcgATGAAGCAAGCATTAcagatattttattatataaatcaataaatataacaatgtaATCACCATATCGTTTACACAGGTTACTGGTAACACATGGACAAGCAATCAACTGGATATTTCAAATGATGGAGATATAGTGGAATGTAGAGCTATAAATAATTACACTGCTAAACCTGAATATGCAAACTTAGGATgatcaaacaaaacaatctcCATCATCTGTGAGAAATTCCAGATATTTCTcaaatcatatttaattttagtttggtTTTAGATCCACCACAGAAGTTTAAAGTCACAAACGCACTGAACAATATTTGCTTGTGGGAGATTGGAACAACCCAGGATTGTAACATCACATTCAAACTTAAACCTCCTTTCTATTCAACTAACTTAACCAAGAATGGTAAACCTGTTATGTAAATACAGTAATATCAGAATTGAACAGAATATTTTTAGGTAAACTTGTTACAAGTGATTTGATTGAGATGCagagaatgaatgaaacacaaagttttgtttacatgAAAAATGAGgtgaattataatttataatcaaCATGAGGTGGTAAGCATGTGTTGTTTGGTAGGTAATGATGAATGATACAGGAATCTACACACTGACTGTGAAATCAACAGTTTTtccagttgttgtttttgtgtttggcATCACTGTGGTNNNNNNNNNNNNNNNNNNNNNNNNNNNNNNNNNNNNNNNNNNNNNNNNNNAGCTTCAAAGAATGTGACATCGTTAATTACAAGAATAATAAGATTACAACTACCCAACCCAAGGTACACACATTTATATTCACAACAAttatatcatgtgtttaaCAAGCCAATAATATCTAGAATGAGAACAACACaccacaatatttaaaccctgcaaacaaacaacaagcaGGAGACAGTAAGTATAATGTTGAATGCATATTTATACATTCCTAAtgtatttattctatattaacTTGTGTATCTACAGATGAAGTTGGTTATATTGATCTGAATGCAGGAGAACCAATACCTAATGTAAGTTATTAACTTTAAGCAAAGCAACATAAGAGTAGGTATAGACACAACATTTCTGTTTAATCTTCCAATTGTTTAGAATGATGTTATAGTTCGGAATTATGAGGTGGTAAAGACAGATTATGAAGAAATAATGCAAAGTAACGAGAAACCAAagaatgaaatgaatgaatatgaTCTTTAATGTGTAACAACATTATGTTAatgatatttataaacaattatctGTTGATTGTACTATTGAttgttgtgtatttttgtgatagaaaacagaataaaatattaatatgacACAGAATTGTGAAATTTATGATAAATTGtacattagtttaaattagtcaaacaaaaaatacaataggAACATATAGCAACGATACTATAATATACAGTAATGGCATTCaggataaaaataacataaaaatatgtttacattacTCTGTTAGCATACTTCAGTGTCTAGTCAACTATTATGGTAAAGCATAAAGCAGGTGTTTCTACTGATGTAAGTTTGGTTATAACACAATATGATTcatcaatttataaataaacagcttAG harbors:
- the LOC100176813 gene encoding uncharacterized protein LOC100176813 encodes the protein MMNDTGIYTLTVKSTVFPVVVFVFGITVVNNTICDLNSKESNSDAVIVGSCLAVVILIITTIALQLYLKLKHITENAGSFMNVTSVNYKNNKITTTQPKNENNTPQYLNPANKQQARDNEVGYINLNAGEPIPNNDVIVRNYEVVKTDYEEIMQSNKKPKNEINEYDL
- the LOC108950542 gene encoding uncharacterized protein LOC108950542, which translates into the protein MKNYIHYCIIALTAAGFSCKGDIIKLPAPGNNATRALGISNLKISTTISTTGVSNCGWRYGGEFDVSAFYSGFGCSNYTGVNETITCVNNAGTVTSQLTLLQPQYKDLNINMQCSPSPSHSVNVVLKACSSPTPNNVPVNPSSGVYNTQANFQCSHGSTLFDINGATENTATKCLATAEWKNEKIVQCWAEPTAVLSGAIIYKVGERATFQCTTSNVVPAVYKVEIFFNGIKQVTGNTWTSNQLDISNDGDIVECRAINNYTAKPEYANLG